Proteins encoded within one genomic window of Mesobacillus subterraneus:
- the ahpF gene encoding alkyl hydroperoxide reductase subunit F, with translation MLLDADIKAQLAQYLQMMEGDVLLKVSAGSDDVSRDMLALVDELATMSSHIKVEHAELERTPSFSVNRPGEDTGVTFAGIPLGHEFTSLVLALLQVSGRAPKVDQKVIDQVKAIKEEYRFETYVSLSCHNCPDVVQALNVMSVLNPDISHTMIDGAAFKDEVETKQIMAVPTVMLNGEPFGSGRMSLEEILAKMGSGPDASELNDKDPYDVLVIGGGPAGSSAAIYAARKGIRTGIVAERFGGQVMDTLGIENFISVKHTEGPKLVASLEEHVKEYGVDIMNLQRATRLEKKELIEVELENGAVLKSKTVIISTGARWRNVNVPGEAEFKNKGVAYCPHCDGPLFEGKDVAVIGGGNSGVEAAIDLAGIVKHVTVLEFMPELKADAVLQERLNSLPNVTVVKNAQTKEITGTDKVNGISYIDRDTGEEHHVELQGVFVQIGLVPNTEWLGDTLERTRFGEIVVNKHGATDLPGVFAAGDCTDSAYKQIIISMGSGATASLGAFDYLIRN, from the coding sequence ATGTTATTAGATGCAGATATAAAAGCACAATTAGCCCAATATCTTCAAATGATGGAGGGCGATGTGCTGCTTAAAGTTAGCGCAGGATCGGATGATGTATCACGAGATATGCTGGCTTTAGTCGATGAATTGGCAACAATGTCATCCCACATCAAAGTGGAGCATGCCGAATTAGAAAGAACACCTAGCTTCAGTGTCAACCGTCCTGGTGAAGACACTGGCGTGACTTTTGCGGGCATCCCTTTAGGACATGAATTCACTTCATTAGTCCTTGCTCTGCTGCAAGTTAGCGGAAGAGCTCCTAAGGTAGACCAGAAAGTCATCGATCAGGTAAAAGCGATCAAAGAGGAATATCGTTTTGAAACTTATGTCAGCCTGAGCTGCCATAACTGCCCTGATGTGGTTCAGGCTTTAAATGTAATGAGTGTTTTAAATCCTGATATCTCCCATACGATGATTGACGGTGCAGCTTTTAAAGATGAAGTTGAAACTAAACAGATCATGGCTGTGCCAACAGTAATGCTGAATGGCGAGCCATTCGGAAGCGGACGTATGTCACTGGAAGAAATCCTTGCTAAAATGGGTTCTGGTCCTGATGCATCAGAGCTCAATGACAAAGACCCTTACGATGTTCTTGTTATCGGCGGAGGACCTGCTGGATCAAGCGCGGCTATCTATGCTGCTCGTAAAGGCATCCGTACAGGTATTGTCGCTGAACGCTTCGGCGGACAGGTAATGGATACTTTGGGGATTGAGAACTTCATCAGCGTGAAGCATACTGAAGGTCCAAAGCTTGTTGCAAGCCTTGAGGAGCACGTTAAAGAGTATGGCGTTGATATCATGAACCTGCAGCGTGCCACACGCCTTGAGAAGAAAGAACTTATCGAGGTAGAACTTGAAAATGGTGCTGTTTTGAAGAGCAAGACCGTGATCATTTCCACTGGTGCCCGCTGGCGTAATGTCAACGTTCCAGGAGAAGCAGAGTTCAAGAACAAAGGCGTTGCCTACTGCCCTCACTGTGACGGACCATTGTTTGAAGGAAAAGATGTTGCTGTCATCGGCGGAGGAAACTCTGGTGTTGAAGCAGCCATCGACCTAGCGGGTATCGTTAAACATGTGACAGTGCTGGAATTCATGCCAGAATTAAAAGCCGATGCTGTCCTGCAGGAGCGCCTAAACAGCCTTCCTAACGTAACAGTCGTCAAGAACGCACAAACAAAAGAAATCACGGGAACTGACAAAGTAAACGGGATTTCATACATTGACCGTGATACAGGTGAAGAACACCACGTTGAATTACAGGGTGTATTCGTCCAGATTGGCCTTGTACCGAACACAGAATGGCTGGGAGACACGCTTGAGCGCACTCGCTTCGGTGAGATCGTCGTGAACAAGCATGGCGCTACAGACCTTCCTGGTGTCTTTGCTGCAGGCGATTGCACGGACAGTGCATACAAGCAAATCATCATCTCCATGGGATCAGGTGCAACCGCATCATTGGGTGCTTTTGATTACTTGATTCGGAACTAA
- the ahpC gene encoding alkyl hydroperoxide reductase subunit C yields MALIGTQVLPFTANAFQKGEFITVTEENLKGKWSVVVFYPADFTFVCPTELEDMQNEYATLKEMGAEVYSVSTDTHFTHKAWHDHSEAIGKIEYIMIGDPSQKISRNFDVLNEEDGLAERGTFIIDPDGVIQTVEINAGGIGRDASQVVSKLKAAQYVRNNPGEVCPAKWQEGGETLKPSLDLVGKI; encoded by the coding sequence ATGGCATTAATCGGCACTCAAGTTTTACCATTCACAGCAAACGCATTCCAAAAGGGTGAATTCATCACTGTTACTGAAGAAAACCTTAAAGGTAAGTGGAGCGTAGTTGTCTTCTATCCAGCAGACTTCACATTCGTATGCCCTACTGAGCTTGAAGACATGCAAAACGAATATGCTACATTAAAAGAAATGGGAGCTGAAGTATACTCTGTATCTACTGATACTCACTTCACTCACAAAGCATGGCATGACCACTCTGAAGCGATTGGCAAAATCGAGTACATCATGATCGGAGACCCTTCACAGAAGATTTCTCGCAACTTCGATGTATTGAACGAAGAAGATGGTCTTGCAGAGCGCGGAACATTCATCATCGATCCAGACGGCGTTATCCAAACTGTTGAAATCAATGCAGGCGGAATCGGCCGTGACGCTAGCCAGGTTGTAAGCAAGCTAAAAGCTGCACAATATGTACGCAACAACCCAGGCGAAGTTTGCCCTGCTAAATGGCAAGAAGGCGGAGAAACTCTTAAGCCAAGCCTTGATCTTGTAGGAAAGATTTAA